A window from Hemibagrus wyckioides isolate EC202008001 linkage group LG17, SWU_Hwy_1.0, whole genome shotgun sequence encodes these proteins:
- the chrd gene encoding chordin → MDSVPVLLGAVLFVLLSCSSLPSAEASRMKSGAALPIQPERDPVLSKGVSGCSFGGRFYSLEDTWHPDLGDPFGVMHCVMCHCEPQRSRRGKVFGKVSCKNIKQDCPEPNCDEPVLLPGHCCKTCPKGESDRKSTETLFDGFEFFQEKDDDLHKSYNDRSYLSSEHMNGGDSKTDFVALLTGVTDSWLPGSSGVARARFTLTKTNFAFSITYQRIKRPNVIMFLDSDGNTAFEFRVPQGDSDMICGVWRNLPKSHMRQLQDEQLRVVMMVTDGRREKIQGKIIKHRALFAETFSATLTSEEENSGMGGIAMVTLSDTENNLHFILLLRGVVQAPESALPLVPIRVRLQYRQHTLREIHANVTAHDSDFAEVLSDLNSRELFWLSRGQLQIVVETQGHNPKYISGYITGKRSCDTLQSVMSSGDALTPGKTGGVGSAIFNLHDNGTLDYQVQVEGMSSSVVGVTIEMKPRRRSKRTVLFDITGEFVASGHGGRSVGLYGRMEARHIHMLLQNELFINIATTENPEGELRGQIRTLLYNGQESHRHELPFPLAGQFVSPPVRTGAGGHAWVTVDKHCHLHYEIVVNGLGKGDEATMNAHLHGLAEIGEMDESAHTGPKRLLTGFYGEQAQGVLKDLSIDLLQHLDKGTAFIQVSTKMNPRGEIRGRIHVPNSCEQGSRAEAVVDEAEFDDVVFVRDPEAFKKDPLACFFEGERHAHGSRWTPHYNSCFTCTCQKKTVICDPVMCPALTCPHTYQPEDKCCPECDERKVLKEITSVEKVEEHPEGCYFEGDQKLHAPGTVWHPFVPPFGYIKCAVCTCKGSTGEVHCEKVTCPPLTCSRPIRRNPSDCCKECPAEDTPLLEESEMMQGDGPRHCKFGKNYYQNSENWHPRVPLVGEMKCITCWCDHGVTKCQRKQCPLLSCRNITRREGKCCPECADDFTKEEEMMKMEEKKKSWRH, encoded by the exons atgGATAGTGTGCCCGTGCTGCTGGGCGCCGTGCTGTTCGTGCTGCTGAGCTGCTCGAGCTTACCATCGGCGGAGGCCTCGCGCATGAAGTCCGGGGCCGCGCTGCCCATTCAGCCCGAGAGAGATCCGGTTCTGTCCAAAGGAGTGTCGG GATGCTCGTTCGGAGGGAGGTTCTATTCTCTGGAGGATACTTGGCATCCAGACCTCGGGGATCCTTTTGGTGTTATGCACTGCGTCATGTGCCACTGTGAGCCG cagagAAGTCGACGTGGAAAAGTGTTTGGGAAGGTGAGCTGTAAGAACATAAAGCAGGACTGTCCCGAACCCAACTGTGACGAACCGGTCCTGCTGCCAGGACACTGCTGTAAAACATGCCCtaaag GTGAATCAGACAGGAAGTCCACGGAGACACTCTTCGATGGCTTTGAGTTTTTTCAAGAGAAAGATGACGACCTTCATAAGTCTTACAACGACAGATCATATCTCAGCTCAGAACACATGAACGGGGGAGACAGcaagacag ATTTTGTGGCGTTGTTGACCGGTGTGACGGATTCATGGTTACCGGGTTCTAGTGGAGTCGCACGAGCTCGCTTCACACTCACCAAGACCAACTTCGCCTTCTCCATCACGTACCagag GATAAAACGGCCAAATGTCATCATGTTTCTGGATTCGGACGGAAACACAGCGTTCGAGTTCAGAGTTCCACAAGGCGACTCAgacatg atctgtggtGTCTGGAGGAACCTGCCCAAATCTCACATGCGTCAGCTTCAGGATGAGCAGCTTcgtgtggtgatgatggtgacggATGGCAGGCGAGAGAAGATTCAGGGCAAAATCATAAAACATAGAGCCTTGTTTGCAG AGACGTTCAGCGCCACACTGACTTCAGAGGAGGAGAATTCTGGGATGGGAGGAATCGCCATGGTGACGCTGAGTGACACCGAGAACAACCTGCACTTCATCCTACTCTTGAGGGGAGTCGTCCAGGCTCCAGAGAgcg CGTTGCCGCTTGTGCCAATCCGAGTCAGACTGCAGTATCGACAGCACACGCTGCGGGAGATCCATGCTAACGTTACTGCTCAT gattCCGACTTCGCAGAGGTTCTGTCAGACCTGAACAGTCGCGAGCTCTTTTGGCTCTCACGCGGACAGCTACAGATTGTTGTGGAAACGCAAGGTCACAACCCCAAGTACATCTCAGGCTACATCACAGGGAAGAGATCATGTGACA cacTACAGAGCGTGATGTCCAGTGGCGACGCTTTGACCCCTGGGAAAACAGGTGGAGTCGGGTCAGCCATTTTTAATCTCCATGACAATGGCACCCTTGACTACCAG GTCCAGGTGGAAGGCATGTCCAGCTCGGTGGTGGGTGTGACAATTGAGATGAAACCTCGGAGGCGGAGCAAGCGCACTGTGCTGTTTGACATCACGGGCGAGTTTGTGGCGAGTGGGCATGGCGGGCGGTCCGTCGGCTTATACGGACGCATGGAGGCACGACACATTCACATGCTGCTGCAGAATGAGCTGTTTATCAACATTGCCACGACGGAGAACCCCGAGGGGGAACTGCGGGGACAGATCCGCACTCTCCTGTACAACGGCCAGGAGTCCCACCGACATG agctgccGTTCCCTCTGGCGGGTCAGTTCGTGTCTCCACCTGTGAGGACAGGAGCAGGTGGTCATGCGTGGGTGACGGTGGACAAGCACTGCCACCTGCACTATGAGATTGTAGTAAATGGACTGGGGAAAGGAGACGAGGCCACGATGAACGCTCACCTGCACGGCCTGGCCGAGATCGGAGAGATGGATGAGTCGGCACACACTGGTCCCAAACGCCTGCTCACTGGCTTCTATGGAGAACAG gcTCAGGGGGTTTTGAAGGATCTGAGTATTGACTTGTTGCAGCATTTGGACAAAGGCACAGCATTCATCCAAGTCAGCACCAAAATGAATCCTCGGGGAGAGATACGGGGGCGA ATCCATGTCCCGAACAGCTGTGAGCAAGGCTCCCGGGCCGAGGCCGTGGTCGACGAGGCTGAGTTTGATGACGTGGTGTTCGTCCGTGACCCTGAAGCCTTCAAGAAAGATCCGTTGGCGTGTTTCTTTGAAGGTGAACGTCATGCTCATGGCTCACGCTGGACACCGCATTACAACTCCTGCTTCACCTGCACGTGCCAGAAGAAGACAGTTATCTGTGACCCAGTCATGTGTCCTGCCCTGACGTGTCCTCACACCTACCAGCCTGAGGACAAGTGCTGCCCTGAGTGCGACG AGAGAAAAGTGCTGAAGGAGATCACATCTGTGGAGAAAGTTGAAGAGCATCCAGAAG GGTGTTATTTTGAAGGCGATCAGAAGCTGCACGCCCCTGGAACCGTGTGGCACCCGTTTGTGCCACCTTTTGGCTACATCAAGTGTGCTGTGTGCACCTGCAAG GGCTCTACGGGAGAAGTGCACTGTGAAAAAGTCACCTGTCCTCCACTCACCTGCAGCCGACCAATCAGACGCAACCCCTCTGATTGCTGTAAGGAGTGTCCGGCTGAGGACACGCCCCTTCTGGAGGAGAGTGAGATGATGCAGGGGGACGGGCCACGGCACTGCAAGTTTGGCAAAAACTACTATCAGAACAGCGAGAACTGGCATCCTCGTGTGCCATTGGTGGGGGAGATGAAATGCATCACATGCTGGTGTGAC CACGGCGTCACAAAGTGTCAGAGGAAACAGTGTCCACTACTAAGCTGTAGAAATATCACACGACGAGAGGGCAAGTGCTGTCCTGAGtgtgcag ATGATTTcactaaagaagaagaaatgatgaagatggaggagaaaaagaaaagctggaGGCACTGA